From Paenibacillus sp. GP183, one genomic window encodes:
- a CDS encoding carbohydrate ABC transporter permease yields the protein MPIAWKKTLPHLVLLAYVVIILVPFLFVILSSFKQDNIEIASYPFRLPSTWYFHNYVEAWVKAKINVYFFNSLYLSLTAAFTGVFLSAGTAFAITRMKFIKTSRWIYQFVLIGMLIPGNVLFIAQYILVKNLGILNTHWSLFLPYTAGALPISVLLVSAFMRAIPTELEEAGIIDGLSSPGLFVRIILPITLPALITVFIVNFLGNWNEYLLSNFFLSKDALKTLPTGMVGFRNTFKTNYALISTGIVYSVVPVLILYAFLQEKIIDGLTAGSVKG from the coding sequence TCCTTTTCTGTTTGTAATTTTATCGTCGTTTAAACAGGACAATATTGAGATTGCAAGCTACCCTTTCAGATTGCCGAGCACATGGTATTTTCATAACTATGTTGAAGCTTGGGTAAAAGCCAAAATAAACGTTTATTTCTTTAATAGTCTCTATCTTTCCTTAACTGCAGCTTTCACGGGTGTTTTTCTCTCGGCCGGAACGGCTTTTGCCATCACCCGGATGAAATTTATTAAAACGAGCCGGTGGATTTACCAGTTTGTATTGATTGGAATGCTCATTCCGGGAAATGTGCTGTTTATTGCCCAGTACATCCTGGTGAAAAACCTGGGTATTTTGAACACTCACTGGTCTTTGTTTTTGCCATATACGGCCGGTGCCCTGCCGATCAGTGTGCTTCTCGTTTCAGCGTTTATGCGAGCTATTCCAACTGAACTTGAGGAAGCGGGAATTATTGATGGATTGAGTTCTCCGGGACTCTTTGTTAGAATCATATTACCAATAACTTTGCCCGCTCTCATTACGGTATTTATCGTGAATTTCCTGGGCAACTGGAACGAATACCTGCTTTCGAACTTTTTCTTGAGCAAGGATGCACTGAAAACACTGCCGACCGGTATGGTCGGGTTCCGCAATACATTTAAAACCAACTACGCACTTATCAGCACGGGAATCGTATACAGCGTTGTGCCGGTCCTCATTCTTTACGCATTTTTGCAGGAGAAGATTATCGACGGTTTGACGGCGGGGAGTGTGAAAGGATAG